The Gloeothece verrucosa PCC 7822 genome contains a region encoding:
- a CDS encoding linear amide C-N hydrolase yields MCTRVLWTGNIDGKFYPICGRNMDWGADMAEKLWVFPAGLQRQSAVEGDGIEWISKYGSIVTSVYNQAVADGMNTAGLAIHSNWLTESYYGERDPKKPGLDCDRAVQYFLDNFATVSEVVEYLRNNEDLQIVPTKIKVEDIEREIKNHLAIEDAQGESAIVEYLKTENGGVQRNIYYSGDLRDYSIEYNVLSNSPPFKDQLLNLKQYKGFGGDLHLPGTSDSADRFVRAAFYLKSLPQPTNHQEAIAGVLSVMRSVAQPFRVPESGEPYASSTRWRTIVSCQEKLYLYESSFYPTLVWLEANKLNFAKGSGVRVFDLTNNRQAIGDVSGQLTDTEDLFKN; encoded by the coding sequence ATGTGTACACGAGTGTTATGGACAGGAAATATTGACGGCAAATTTTATCCAATCTGCGGTCGTAATATGGACTGGGGTGCTGATATGGCAGAAAAGCTATGGGTGTTTCCTGCTGGACTACAGCGCCAAAGTGCTGTCGAGGGCGACGGGATCGAGTGGATCTCAAAATATGGCAGCATTGTTACTTCTGTGTACAATCAGGCTGTAGCTGATGGAATGAATACAGCAGGATTGGCAATACATTCTAATTGGCTTACTGAAAGTTATTATGGGGAGCGCGATCCAAAAAAACCAGGGCTTGATTGCGATCGAGCGGTGCAATATTTCCTCGATAACTTTGCCACTGTCTCAGAAGTTGTTGAATACCTCCGCAATAATGAAGATCTGCAAATTGTCCCAACCAAGATCAAAGTAGAAGATATCGAACGGGAAATCAAAAACCATCTGGCGATCGAAGATGCTCAGGGTGAGTCGGCCATTGTCGAATATCTAAAAACTGAAAATGGTGGTGTTCAAAGAAACATCTACTACAGTGGCGATCTTCGTGATTATTCGATTGAGTACAACGTCCTGAGTAATTCTCCGCCCTTCAAAGACCAGCTTCTCAATCTCAAGCAGTATAAAGGGTTTGGTGGTGACCTACATTTGCCGGGTACTTCTGATTCTGCTGATCGTTTTGTCCGTGCTGCCTTTTATTTAAAGAGTCTCCCCCAGCCGACAAACCATCAGGAGGCGATCGCTGGGGTTTTAAGTGTTATGCGTTCTGTTGCACAACCGTTTCGAGTCCCCGAATCGGGTGAACCTTATGCCTCATCAACTCGATGGCGTACAATCGTTAGTTGTCAAGAAAAACTTTATCTGTACGAATCATCCTTTTATCCAACTCTAGTCTGGCTTGAGGCCAACAAGTTAAACTTCGCAAAAGGCAGTGGTGTCCGTGTCTTTGATCTGACCAACAATCGACAAGCGATCGGTGATGTATCTGGGCAATTGACAGATACCGAAGATCTGTTTAAGAACTAG
- a CDS encoding Dyp-type peroxidase: MTNNATSKELNLADIQGLIVRGYNMNVVRYFVLSVNDATKAKEFIGDLIKGESLKITSAEQWNIKPSHCLNIGFTFEGLKALKLQDNVNEGFGESENYEPFIKGAIAQAPGIGDTGESDPKNWRNGLDKQDKVHILLFLFAEDQDTLSQKSVELRDKFKKQEIQELGYFDGAKLLDDDGKPSDMIHFGYRDGIAQPRVEGFPAKDGIPDDGQPVIPAYEFVLMDEPQAQYFVPEPHILGKNSSFAAFRVLEQNVAAFEKFLQDQKKDIDPEILAAKMCGRWRNGVPLDLSPEKDQLEPPITYAQFNSFDYKDDQDGLKCPIGSHIRRNNPRNTLKAIGKPDSRRLIRRGIPYGPPYDPQSADEERGLLGLFICASLGQQFEFVMEDWVNSGSFAHLGDNVKDPLLGANNPQDSKFDIPLSPPSAEKSLEIKGFERFIITRGGAYCFLPSITALKYMAEIPST, from the coding sequence ATGACAAACAACGCGACTTCAAAAGAGCTTAACTTAGCTGATATCCAAGGTTTAATTGTGCGTGGCTATAACATGAATGTTGTGCGATATTTTGTTCTTTCTGTTAATGATGCAACCAAAGCAAAAGAATTTATAGGTGATTTAATCAAGGGTGAATCACTTAAAATAACCAGTGCCGAGCAATGGAATATAAAACCAAGTCATTGTTTAAATATTGGATTTACTTTTGAAGGGTTAAAAGCCCTGAAATTACAAGATAATGTTAATGAAGGATTTGGAGAATCTGAAAATTATGAACCATTTATAAAAGGCGCTATTGCTCAAGCTCCGGGCATAGGTGATACGGGAGAGAGTGATCCTAAAAATTGGAGAAACGGGTTAGATAAACAAGATAAAGTTCATATTTTGCTTTTTCTCTTTGCCGAAGATCAGGATACACTTTCTCAGAAATCTGTCGAATTACGAGATAAGTTTAAGAAACAAGAAATCCAAGAATTGGGTTATTTTGACGGTGCAAAACTTCTTGATGACGATGGTAAACCCAGTGACATGATTCATTTTGGCTATCGGGATGGAATTGCACAGCCGAGAGTAGAGGGTTTTCCGGCGAAGGATGGCATTCCTGACGATGGACAGCCTGTTATCCCTGCTTATGAGTTTGTCTTGATGGATGAGCCACAAGCACAATACTTTGTACCAGAACCACATATATTGGGGAAAAATAGCAGTTTTGCGGCTTTTCGAGTGCTAGAGCAAAATGTAGCTGCTTTTGAAAAGTTCCTTCAAGACCAGAAAAAGGACATTGATCCAGAAATTCTAGCTGCTAAAATGTGTGGTCGCTGGCGTAATGGTGTACCTTTAGACCTTTCTCCAGAAAAGGATCAACTTGAGCCACCCATTACTTACGCACAATTTAATAGCTTTGATTATAAAGACGATCAAGATGGATTAAAATGTCCCATTGGCTCACATATACGGCGCAATAATCCTCGTAATACCCTAAAAGCAATCGGAAAGCCTGACTCCCGTCGGCTTATACGTCGGGGAATACCATATGGACCCCCTTATGATCCTCAATCTGCTGATGAAGAAAGGGGTCTGCTTGGTTTGTTCATCTGTGCTAGTCTCGGACAACAATTTGAATTTGTTATGGAAGATTGGGTGAATAGTGGCTCTTTTGCTCACTTAGGCGACAATGTTAAAGATCCTTTGCTCGGTGCGAATAACCCTCAAGACAGCAAATTTGATATTCCATTATCCCCTCCGTCTGCTGAAAAATCATTAGAAATAAAAGGATTTGAGCGATTTATTATCACGAGAGGAGGTGCTTACTGCTTTCTCCCTAGTATTACTGCCCTAAAATACATGGCTGAAATACCATCAACTTAA
- a CDS encoding TOMM precursor leader peptide-binding protein: MKSPQIKPHYRVEIIEPKHVYLLSETSTHALSGEFYCQLIPLLNGNHTLEKIINKLQVDPSHIDYALERLQTKGYLSEPVPEITPEAAAFWGLLKVEPSFAYQCLQQTQVYVFSISNIPTEGLINSLKAVGIKALSWDGELEEFPPHSLLVILTDDYLQPELSRINQIALKNQQPWLLIKPVGTIFWLGPIFHPSKTGCWECLAQRLRGNREVEASVLRQKYSPKPNSKTPSSQEGVGGGQEERSNKSNGHKKNPQITECLPPPGAALASTLETALNLATTEIAKWIIKQSTEETAKFPTLEGKAITFDQNKLELQNHILTLRPQCPSCGDSNFISEQVSSPLTLTSRKKHFTSDGGHRTVTPEETVNRYQHLISPITGVVTALVRIPHPENNLVHLYHAVHSMMTAGDLDKLRRSLNHKSSGKGKTDRQSKASGFCEAIERYSGIYQGDEPYITATFAELGERAIHPAAHLNYSEAQYQNREELNQKNASPNHIYQPFDETKPIEWTPVWSLSEQTHKYFPTGLSYYGYPLPEDHNFGRADSNGNAAGNTLEEAILQGFFELVERDAIGIWWYNRLTCPGVDLESFNEPYLLELREFYRRKNRELWVLDITTDIGIPVFVALSRLTDGKEDKVIMGFGAHFDPKIGILRAATEMNQLGLGFDHDDNIQLWNLQEWMTKATLENQPYLAPDERVSPKTYQDYEKLWTDDIYEDVMTCVNMAKKVGLETLVLNQTRPDIGLSVVKVIVPGLRHFWWRVRPGRLYDAPVKMGRFSTPLTEEQLNPIPMPFV; the protein is encoded by the coding sequence ATGAAAAGTCCTCAAATTAAACCACATTATCGCGTCGAAATTATCGAACCCAAGCACGTCTATTTACTAAGTGAAACCTCTACCCACGCCCTTAGCGGTGAATTTTATTGTCAACTTATTCCCCTCCTCAATGGCAATCATACCCTCGAAAAAATTATCAACAAACTGCAAGTAGACCCTAGTCATATTGATTATGCCCTAGAGCGCTTGCAAACCAAAGGTTATTTAAGCGAACCAGTACCAGAAATTACCCCAGAAGCCGCCGCCTTTTGGGGATTATTAAAAGTAGAACCATCCTTTGCTTATCAATGCTTACAACAAACTCAAGTTTATGTTTTTTCTATTAGTAATATTCCCACCGAAGGCTTAATAAATTCCCTAAAAGCAGTGGGTATAAAAGCGCTGTCTTGGGATGGAGAATTAGAAGAATTTCCCCCTCATTCCCTGCTAGTCATCTTAACCGATGATTATCTTCAACCAGAACTAAGTAGAATTAATCAAATTGCCCTGAAAAACCAGCAACCTTGGTTACTAATTAAACCCGTTGGCACTATTTTCTGGTTAGGGCCGATTTTTCATCCCTCAAAAACTGGTTGCTGGGAATGCCTCGCCCAACGTTTGCGGGGTAACCGAGAAGTAGAAGCTTCTGTACTACGGCAAAAATACTCCCCCAAACCCAACTCTAAAACCCCCTCCTCGCAGGAGGGGGTAGGGGGAGGTCAAGAGGAGAGGTCAAACAAAAGCAACGGACACAAGAAAAACCCCCAAATAACCGAATGTCTCCCCCCACCCGGAGCAGCGCTGGCCTCTACCCTAGAAACAGCGCTCAACTTAGCGACCACAGAAATCGCCAAATGGATAATCAAGCAAAGCACTGAAGAAACAGCAAAATTCCCCACCTTAGAAGGAAAAGCCATCACCTTTGACCAAAATAAACTAGAATTGCAAAACCATATTTTAACCCTGCGTCCCCAATGTCCTAGCTGCGGTGATAGCAACTTTATCTCTGAGCAAGTCTCTAGTCCCTTAACTTTAACCAGTCGCAAAAAGCATTTTACCAGCGATGGCGGACATCGTACCGTTACCCCAGAAGAAACCGTCAACCGCTACCAACACCTAATTAGTCCTATTACTGGGGTAGTAACCGCCTTAGTGCGAATTCCCCACCCTGAGAATAACTTAGTCCATCTCTATCATGCTGTTCATAGCATGATGACGGCGGGGGATTTAGATAAGTTGCGTCGCTCTCTCAATCATAAAAGTTCAGGAAAAGGAAAAACAGACCGTCAATCAAAAGCGAGTGGATTTTGTGAAGCAATTGAGCGCTATTCGGGGATTTATCAAGGAGATGAACCTTATATTACCGCAACTTTTGCCGAGCTAGGAGAGAGAGCTATTCATCCCGCCGCCCATCTTAATTATAGTGAAGCGCAGTACCAAAACCGAGAAGAATTAAACCAGAAAAACGCCTCCCCTAATCACATTTATCAACCCTTTGATGAAACAAAACCCATTGAATGGACTCCGGTTTGGTCTTTAAGCGAACAAACTCATAAATATTTTCCTACGGGTTTATCTTACTACGGTTATCCCCTGCCGGAAGATCATAATTTTGGTCGTGCTGACTCCAATGGTAACGCGGCTGGCAATACTCTAGAAGAAGCAATTCTTCAAGGATTTTTTGAATTAGTCGAACGGGATGCGATTGGAATTTGGTGGTACAATCGTTTAACCTGTCCGGGAGTTGATTTAGAGAGTTTTAACGAACCCTATTTATTAGAATTACGGGAGTTTTATCGCCGTAAAAATCGTGAATTGTGGGTGTTAGATATCACCACAGATATAGGGATTCCTGTATTTGTTGCTCTCTCCCGTCTCACCGATGGCAAAGAAGATAAAGTTATTATGGGTTTTGGGGCGCATTTTGACCCGAAAATTGGCATTTTACGAGCCGCTACCGAAATGAATCAACTAGGGTTAGGGTTTGACCATGATGATAATATTCAACTTTGGAATTTACAAGAATGGATGACTAAAGCTACCTTAGAAAATCAACCTTATTTAGCACCTGATGAGAGGGTATCTCCTAAAACTTATCAAGATTATGAAAAACTTTGGACTGATGATATTTATGAAGATGTAATGACTTGTGTAAACATGGCCAAAAAAGTTGGCTTAGAAACTTTGGTACTCAATCAAACTCGTCCCGATATTGGGTTAAGTGTTGTTAAGGTTATTGTGCCAGGATTGCGCCATTTTTGGTGGCGAGTTAGACCCGGAAGATTGTATGATGCTCCTGTTAAAATGGGGCGCTTTTCTACTCCTTTAACTGAAGAACAACTTAATCCTATTCCTATGCCTTTTGTCTAA
- a CDS encoding helix-turn-helix domain-containing protein, which translates to MQSLYLLKIGKIQTVTNLATFLGVHRVTIQKWLKKYTNGGLDKLLEIKPLTGRPSQLSNETIAELQVRLNEAENGFKSYGEIQAWLEKNSSLKIKYKTLYH; encoded by the coding sequence ATACAAAGTTTATATTTATTAAAAATTGGTAAAATTCAAACAGTTACCAATTTAGCTACTTTTTTAGGAGTTCATAGAGTTACTATTCAAAAATGGTTAAAAAAGTACACTAATGGCGGCTTGGATAAACTTCTAGAAATTAAACCTCTAACGGGAAGACCATCTCAACTCAGTAATGAAACAATCGCCGAACTTCAAGTCAGATTAAATGAAGCCGAAAACGGTTTTAAAAGTTATGGAGAAATACAGGCTTGGTTAGAAAAAAATAGCTCATTAAAAATTAAGTATAAAACTCTTTATCATTGA
- a CDS encoding S8 family peptidase — protein MAKVKTIPGLNNLWEQTLGNSDICVAVLDGLVDSSHPCFVGADLSQIPTLVNPNPIKEGLMYQHGTHVASVIFGQHGSPVEGIAPQCKGLIIPIFCDKERKLSQLDLSRAIEQAVQAGAHIINISGGQLTDYGEADDWLQQAVALCQQHNVLIVAAAGNNGCDCLHVPAALPAALAVGAMNDNGKPIDYSNWGSAYQTQGILAPGEKILGAKTGGGIIELSGTSFATPIVTGVAALLLSLQKQWGEQPNPQKVRAALLKSATPCDFPELEDKARCLVGKLNILGAIEKFKGGVMSEEQEALSASGCGCQTSATEDAVTINESSAGDIEAMNAEIAASAEEGITEAATGMIQTPTAVANPTVNQMPPGNMPVPNPTNYQNYIQPYMTPNTPMSYPVASSVTPSQAPSDINPGPLVYALGTLGYDFGTEARRDSFKQLMPGVTIDNTIVPANPYDARQMVDYLGDNLSEAKSLIWTLNLELTPIYAIEPKGAFARDVYAVLQELLSGQIQPEEDENYVERVSIPGILTGRTVKLFSGQIVPVIEPQNTRGLYGWKVNTLIGAALDTIGAQVGETEEDNVRRTLGGFLNRIYYDFRNLGTTSQDRALNFATTNAFQAATTIATAVAEAMELDTITVEKSPFCRVDSDCWDVKLKFFDPENNRRAKKVFRFTIDVSDIIPVTLGKVRTWSTAY, from the coding sequence ATGGCTAAAGTAAAAACAATCCCTGGATTAAACAATCTCTGGGAGCAAACACTAGGCAACTCAGATATATGTGTAGCTGTGCTAGATGGGTTAGTAGATAGCTCTCATCCCTGTTTTGTAGGAGCAGACTTAAGCCAAATTCCCACCTTGGTCAATCCTAACCCCATCAAAGAGGGACTAATGTACCAGCACGGGACCCACGTTGCTAGTGTAATTTTTGGCCAGCATGGCTCACCCGTTGAAGGAATAGCCCCCCAATGCAAAGGGTTAATTATTCCTATTTTTTGCGATAAAGAGCGTAAATTATCCCAATTAGACCTTTCTAGGGCAATTGAACAAGCAGTACAAGCCGGTGCACATATTATCAATATTAGTGGTGGACAACTGACGGATTACGGTGAGGCAGATGATTGGTTACAACAAGCGGTGGCCTTATGTCAGCAACACAATGTTTTAATCGTCGCCGCCGCCGGTAATAACGGTTGTGATTGCTTGCACGTTCCCGCCGCGCTACCTGCGGCCTTAGCAGTAGGAGCGATGAACGATAACGGTAAACCCATAGACTATAGTAACTGGGGCAGCGCTTACCAAACTCAAGGAATTCTCGCCCCTGGTGAGAAGATTTTGGGAGCAAAAACCGGTGGCGGAATCATCGAATTAAGTGGGACAAGTTTTGCCACACCCATAGTTACAGGAGTTGCCGCCCTACTATTGAGCTTACAAAAACAGTGGGGTGAGCAGCCCAATCCCCAAAAAGTCCGAGCCGCTCTTTTAAAAAGCGCTACCCCTTGCGATTTTCCCGAATTAGAGGATAAAGCTCGCTGTTTAGTTGGTAAATTGAACATTCTTGGTGCGATAGAAAAATTCAAAGGAGGAGTTATGTCAGAAGAACAAGAAGCCCTCAGTGCATCAGGTTGTGGTTGCCAAACAAGCGCCACAGAGGATGCTGTCACCATCAATGAATCAAGCGCTGGGGATATAGAAGCGATGAACGCAGAAATAGCCGCTTCTGCTGAAGAAGGAATTACAGAGGCAGCAACCGGCATGATACAAACACCCACCGCCGTTGCTAACCCAACTGTAAACCAGATGCCTCCGGGTAATATGCCTGTACCCAATCCAACTAATTATCAAAACTATATTCAACCCTATATGACTCCCAATACCCCTATGTCTTATCCTGTTGCTTCCTCCGTTACCCCCAGCCAAGCGCCCAGCGACATCAACCCCGGTCCTTTAGTTTATGCCCTTGGTACATTAGGCTATGATTTTGGTACAGAAGCCAGACGAGACTCCTTTAAGCAATTAATGCCCGGAGTCACCATTGATAACACTATCGTTCCCGCTAATCCCTACGATGCCCGTCAGATGGTGGATTATTTAGGGGATAATCTTTCGGAAGCTAAATCCTTAATTTGGACCCTGAACCTAGAATTAACCCCGATTTATGCCATCGAACCTAAAGGCGCTTTTGCCAGAGATGTCTATGCAGTGTTACAAGAACTCCTTTCTGGGCAAATTCAACCAGAAGAGGACGAAAACTATGTAGAGCGGGTCAGTATTCCTGGTATTTTAACCGGACGTACTGTTAAACTATTTTCTGGTCAAATTGTGCCCGTGATTGAGCCACAGAACACGCGGGGGCTGTATGGTTGGAAAGTTAATACCTTAATTGGCGCTGCTTTAGATACTATCGGCGCTCAAGTGGGTGAAACAGAGGAAGATAACGTCCGCAGAACTTTGGGAGGCTTCCTCAACCGCATTTACTATGATTTCCGCAATTTGGGAACTACTTCTCAAGACCGGGCGCTCAACTTTGCCACTACTAACGCTTTCCAAGCCGCCACAACCATTGCCACTGCCGTAGCAGAAGCAATGGAACTCGATACCATTACCGTAGAAAAAAGCCCCTTCTGTCGGGTAGACAGTGATTGTTGGGATGTTAAACTAAAATTCTTCGACCCAGAAAACAACCGCCGCGCTAAAAAAGTCTTCCGCTTTACCATTGATGTCAGTGACATTATTCCAGTAACTTTAGGGAAAGTCCGCACTTGGTCTACTGCTTATTAA
- a CDS encoding IS4/Tn5 family transposase DNA-binding protein, with amino-acid sequence MSWASEELKWANLGDRRLNNRLVTIVEDLAAHPEWLSRT; translated from the coding sequence ATGAGTTGGGCATCAGAAGAATTGAAATGGGCGAACTTGGGCGATAGAAGGCTGAACAATCGATTAGTAACGATAGTAGAAGATTTGGCGGCACATCCAGAATGGCTCTCCCGTACCTAG
- a CDS encoding SagB family peptide dehydrogenase, with translation MNSFFTLSLGKDINLIAEDEKIILQSNALKLSFSASQLRIKTAFNHLKNYPKTFSELQELVKEKNGQEAVEKFTSYIEKLTYLGWICHSVFPLATAIPMTGDYQFSCPEIDWQQQTFTLSRFAYLHQIEGQMLLESPRSKAKIILLDWRATALIGKLSQPQSCASLAEEIPDLTEELTQQFISLLLATKMLSLEAENTHLIKWEFHDLLFHSRSRKGRHSNPVGGTYRFLEKMEPLPVVKPPMSEQVIQLYKPNLEELAKTDISLTQVLESRRSIREYNENPITVEQLGELLYRCARIKEVIDLKEKVQVSRRPYPGGGAIYELEIYPAINYCQGLEAALYHYRPDAHELELVTQWNQGIETLFTDAYNASAQHGMPQILLIITARFGRFFWKYQSMAYAAILKHVGVMYQTLYLVTTAMKLAPCALGSGNSDIFAKATGIDYYEESSVGEFMLGAIL, from the coding sequence ATGAACTCATTTTTTACCCTTTCTCTAGGAAAAGACATCAACCTAATTGCAGAAGATGAAAAAATTATTTTACAATCAAACGCCTTAAAATTAAGCTTTTCAGCATCGCAACTAAGGATAAAAACTGCCTTCAATCACCTTAAAAATTACCCTAAAACTTTTTCTGAATTGCAAGAATTAGTTAAAGAGAAAAACGGTCAAGAAGCAGTAGAGAAATTTACCAGCTATATAGAAAAACTTACTTATTTAGGCTGGATTTGTCATTCCGTGTTTCCCCTTGCTACTGCCATCCCAATGACAGGAGATTATCAATTTAGTTGTCCAGAAATTGATTGGCAACAACAAACATTTACCCTATCGCGCTTTGCCTATTTGCATCAAATAGAGGGACAAATGCTCTTAGAATCTCCCCGATCTAAAGCTAAAATTATTTTATTAGATTGGCGAGCAACAGCGCTGATAGGCAAACTATCTCAACCTCAAAGTTGTGCCAGTTTAGCAGAAGAAATTCCCGACCTTACAGAAGAACTAACACAACAATTTATTAGTTTGCTTTTAGCAACAAAAATGCTCTCATTAGAAGCAGAAAATACTCATCTAATTAAATGGGAATTTCATGATTTATTATTCCACAGTCGCAGTCGCAAAGGAAGACATAGTAATCCCGTAGGAGGAACATACCGCTTTTTAGAAAAAATGGAACCTCTCCCTGTGGTGAAACCTCCTATGAGTGAGCAGGTAATTCAATTATATAAACCCAACTTAGAAGAATTAGCAAAAACAGATATTTCTTTAACTCAAGTTTTAGAATCAAGACGCTCCATTAGAGAGTACAATGAAAATCCAATTACTGTAGAACAATTAGGAGAATTACTCTATCGTTGTGCTAGAATAAAAGAAGTAATTGATCTCAAAGAAAAAGTACAAGTTAGCCGCCGTCCTTATCCAGGTGGTGGGGCAATTTATGAATTAGAAATTTATCCTGCTATTAACTATTGTCAGGGATTAGAAGCGGCGCTGTATCATTATCGCCCAGATGCCCATGAATTAGAGTTAGTTACCCAATGGAATCAAGGGATTGAAACTTTATTTACAGATGCTTATAATGCCAGCGCCCAACACGGAATGCCACAAATTTTATTGATTATTACCGCTAGATTTGGTCGATTTTTTTGGAAGTATCAATCAATGGCTTATGCTGCTATTTTAAAGCACGTAGGTGTTATGTATCAAACCTTATATTTAGTCACAACAGCCATGAAATTAGCGCCTTGTGCTTTGGGGAGTGGCAATTCTGACATATTTGCCAAAGCAACAGGAATTGATTACTACGAAGAATCATCCGTCGGGGAGTTTATGCTAGGGGCTATCCTTTAG